The region TACCCCTATTTTTTATAAAGGAGAACGTGTAGCTTTTACAGTAAATAAAGCACATTGGACAGATATTGGTGGGACCAACCCAGGTTCTGTATCTACCGTTTCTACAGAAATTTATCAAGAAGGAATGCATTTTCCTTTCATCAAAATTAAGGATGAAGGCAAACTAAATACTGCTATTATCCAAATGATTGAAGCCAATGTACGTTTACCAAAAAGTACCTTAGGCGATTTGTATTCGGGTATTGCGGCTAATGATGTTGGTGCAGAACGCATTCTGAAACTTATAGATAAATATGGTTTAGAAGCTTACAAACAAGCGGCTAAAGAATTTATGGAATACGGCGAGCGCATCAGTTTAAAAGAATTACAAAAAATTCCGAGTGGTGTCTATGAAAACACAGGATATATAGAAAATGATGGCTTTGGAAATGGTCCGTTTCCAATAAAATTAAAAATAACCATCTCTGATGAACATATGATCTGCGATTTTACCGGGTCTCACGAGCAATTAAAAGGTCCCTTAAATTTATCTAGAACAGGATTGGAAACTGCAGTAAGAGCCGCCTTCAAATCGATTACTACACCAACACTACCAGCTAACAATGGGTCTTTTAAACATGTAAAATTAATATGTCCAGAAAAAACAGTCGTAAGTGCTGAATCACCAGCGCCTACATCCGTATATTATGAGGTGTTTTTGGCAGCTATCGATTTATTATTAAAAACATTGGGACCTATTGTTCCAGAAAAATTGCCTGCAGGGCATTTTAGATCGGTGTGTGTAACCTATATTTCGGGTATTCACCCAGTAACCAACGAATTTTATGTGCAAGCAGAACCACTTTCTGGTGGTTGGGGCGCTTGCGCCTATCATGATGGAAACCGTGGACAATTTTCGTATGCCCATGGCGAATCGTACAATATTCCTGCAGAAACCAGAGAACGTAAATATGGTGTTGTTGTAGAAGAATACGCTTTTCATAATGAAGGTGGTGGATACGGTGAATTTCAAGGTGGAAATGGACAATATTTAACATTTGAAATTCTCTCTGACGAAGCATTTTTAACAGGAGCATTTTTAGGATATTCTATTCCAACTTGGGGATTAAAAGAAGGTAAAGAAGGAAGTTACAATTATTTTACCGTAATAAGAACCGATGGCACGGAGGAGGAATATAACATTGTAACCAATGTGAAACTAAATAAAGGCGATAAGGTAAAGTTAGTTACAGCAACTGGTGGCGGTTATGGAAATCCGAAAGATAGACCTTTAGCTAAAATTCAAAATGATATAAAAAACGGTTTTATTACCAAAGAACAAGCATTGGAGCATTATCCTGCAATGATTGAAGCTTAATTCAAAAAAAAATATGGAAGTATTACCGTTGACGTATCCCAAAAAAGATTATCTAAAATACATCATTAAAAAACAAGAAGAAGGTGTAGCTGTAGATTGTGGTTCGGTTGTTTTAAAAAAAGGACAAGTACTTCCGTTTAAAACTCTTGAATCTCATGAAATCACCTATTTAGTTGCTGGTAAATTAAAAGTTTTTACCAAAGATGGGAATGAAAAAATAATGATTCAAGGCGATTTAATCTATTTGAATAAAGACGAAATCCGAAAAACAGAAACCTTAGAGGATAGTAAAATTCTGTTCTTCTTGTTTAAAAAAGTATAAATGACCTCATAAATAAACGCATTTAAAATGGAAGATTCACCAACCAATTCAAAACAAACTTCTGATTGCAATTCAGATGTTATACCATTAAATCAAAGACAACCTTGGCATGTGCCCGCTTTTATTTTTGGGGGATTAGAATTTTGTATTCCTGTATTACTAATAGGTGGTATATTAATAGGTAATTTTAGTCTGTTAGAAATTGTAGGTATTTTAATGATTGCCCTTGTTTTCTTTCAATGGATCGGTAATGCAATACAGGGCTATATTGGTGCTAAAACCGGTTTAACATCATCGGCTTTAGCGGCTTTGAGTTTTGGAAAAGAACAGTCTAGAATTATTGTAGGGATTGTTATTTTAGCTTTAACCTTAGGTTGGTGGGCCATACAAACTTCTGTTGCCGCCGATGCTTTTAGTGCTTTGGTCGGTATTAATAAAAACGACGATACCTTCTTGTATGTTTTAAGTACAGCGCTTATTGGTATCCTTTTTGCCATTCCGTCAATATTAGGGTATGGATCTATAAAATGGGTAGATTATGTCGCTATTCCCGCAGGATTACTCCTAGTTACAGTGGCGCTATATTTATCGATAAATAATATGGGTTGGGAGACCATGGCTGCTTGGAATCCAGAAGGTAGCATGTCTTTTGTTGAGGCAATTAATTTAGTAATAAGCATTAATGTTGCTCAATGGTTAATTGCACCAGATTATACAAGATTTGCAAAACCTACTTGGAGAGACAATATTTTAATTCCTTTAGGGATTATCATTGTTGGTTTTCCCTTATTTATAGTCGGTGGTATTATGTCTATGGGTACAGGGAATTCAGATATTGTTCAGGTGATGCAAGAGTTAGGTTTTCCTGCCTGGGGCTTTGTTGTGCTTTGGGTGGCTACTTGGACAAGTCAATTGGTTAGTAACTACACTGGTGGTTTAGTATTGTGCAATATGTTTAATTTACATAGTGATAAAAGCAGAAAAATAATGACGCTCCTATTTGCTTTAGCAGGTATTATTTTGGCTTTATTAGGTATAATGGATCAG is a window of Polaribacter litorisediminis DNA encoding:
- a CDS encoding hydantoinase B/oxoprolinase family protein → MSLNKFTSDIIQDSLISIGEAMFETIQRTSMSPIIYEALDYAVGITDGEGRLLAQGNGVITFLAAMSLVVEETIERFNDDNPIKEGDVIIANTPYVGGGTHLSDIAIITPIFYKGERVAFTVNKAHWTDIGGTNPGSVSTVSTEIYQEGMHFPFIKIKDEGKLNTAIIQMIEANVRLPKSTLGDLYSGIAANDVGAERILKLIDKYGLEAYKQAAKEFMEYGERISLKELQKIPSGVYENTGYIENDGFGNGPFPIKLKITISDEHMICDFTGSHEQLKGPLNLSRTGLETAVRAAFKSITTPTLPANNGSFKHVKLICPEKTVVSAESPAPTSVYYEVFLAAIDLLLKTLGPIVPEKLPAGHFRSVCVTYISGIHPVTNEFYVQAEPLSGGWGACAYHDGNRGQFSYAHGESYNIPAETRERKYGVVVEEYAFHNEGGGYGEFQGGNGQYLTFEILSDEAFLTGAFLGYSIPTWGLKEGKEGSYNYFTVIRTDGTEEEYNIVTNVKLNKGDKVKLVTATGGGYGNPKDRPLAKIQNDIKNGFITKEQALEHYPAMIEA
- a CDS encoding cytosine permease, encoding MEDSPTNSKQTSDCNSDVIPLNQRQPWHVPAFIFGGLEFCIPVLLIGGILIGNFSLLEIVGILMIALVFFQWIGNAIQGYIGAKTGLTSSALAALSFGKEQSRIIVGIVILALTLGWWAIQTSVAADAFSALVGINKNDDTFLYVLSTALIGILFAIPSILGYGSIKWVDYVAIPAGLLLVTVALYLSINNMGWETMAAWNPEGSMSFVEAINLVISINVAQWLIAPDYTRFAKPTWRDNILIPLGIIIVGFPLFIVGGIMSMGTGNSDIVQVMQELGFPAWGFVVLWVATWTSQLVSNYTGGLVLCNMFNLHSDKSRKIMTLLFALAGIILALLGIMDQFVNFLYAIALIVPVIAGVIMAHFFFVDKTEVTTNQSWNWLATASILVGLIVGYITQYPFPIGFPAVQSLAISGILYALLTNIKKTKLIEKNI